Proteins encoded within one genomic window of Nonomuraea gerenzanensis:
- a CDS encoding C40 family peptidase, which produces MRFGRVPVAAGLAFGLVLYPTGAALADPRPTLAQAKAKLEKLNDKADKVVEQFNQANERYKKAKSTYTKLNDSYKRKLETVADLRAQVIGMAVESYKLGEDVTSWPGLFNSDNPNAMLSGWAVAGQLSQERAEKLAVFDRENKGLKAERDKAEVALDEADEERDAVEKERAEIRKLIAQQKKLLDRLGAYNPGNPNSTGIKYTGPASGSAAAALRFAYAQVGKPYIYGGTGPRGYDCSGLTQAAWAAAGVSLPRTTWQQWAWGASRKVDLNDLQPGDLIFSEGLGHVSIYAGNGQIVHAPQTGDVVKVVKLSSYGRSLVGAVRP; this is translated from the coding sequence GTGAGGTTTGGCCGGGTGCCGGTGGCCGCGGGTCTCGCGTTCGGACTGGTGCTGTACCCGACGGGAGCTGCCCTCGCTGATCCACGGCCTACGCTGGCGCAGGCCAAGGCGAAGCTGGAGAAGCTGAACGACAAGGCCGACAAGGTCGTCGAGCAGTTCAACCAGGCCAACGAGCGCTACAAGAAGGCCAAGAGCACCTACACGAAGCTGAACGACAGCTACAAGCGCAAGCTTGAGACGGTCGCGGACCTTCGTGCGCAGGTGATCGGGATGGCCGTCGAGAGCTACAAGCTCGGCGAGGACGTCACCTCCTGGCCCGGCCTCTTCAACTCCGACAACCCCAACGCCATGCTCTCCGGCTGGGCCGTGGCCGGGCAGCTCTCGCAGGAGCGGGCCGAGAAACTGGCCGTCTTCGACCGCGAGAACAAGGGCCTGAAGGCCGAGCGCGACAAGGCCGAGGTGGCGCTGGACGAGGCGGACGAGGAGCGCGACGCCGTCGAGAAGGAACGCGCCGAGATCCGCAAGCTGATCGCCCAGCAGAAGAAGCTGCTGGACAGGCTGGGGGCCTACAACCCCGGCAACCCCAACAGCACGGGCATCAAGTACACCGGGCCCGCCTCGGGCAGCGCCGCCGCGGCGCTGCGGTTCGCGTACGCGCAGGTGGGCAAGCCGTACATCTACGGCGGTACGGGGCCGCGCGGCTACGACTGCTCCGGCCTCACGCAGGCGGCCTGGGCGGCGGCAGGGGTGTCACTGCCCCGGACGACGTGGCAGCAGTGGGCCTGGGGCGCCAGCCGGAAGGTGGACCTGAACGACCTGCAGCCCGGCGACCTGATCTTCAGCGAGGGGCTCGGGCACGTCAGCATCTACGCGGGGAACGGGCAGATCGTGCACGCGCCGCAGACGGGTGACGTCGTCAAGGTCGTCAAGCTCTCCTCCTACGGGCGCTCCCTGGTCGGCGCCGTCCGCCCGTAG
- a CDS encoding PH domain-containing protein, whose product MARIEGGVPGPWAGAAGPAQEGVPRAGADTGDGGWQGLARRSLWASGVKSLAIVAGVSAGLVRFLLGRDWPVGGMVAACAGAAVLVIAAVVTYDVLRLRTTRWRLTPDRLELRSGITVRQHRSIPRDRVRSVDLRADPVNRMFGLTVVKVGTGEHAEEGAELKLDPLTRHDAEALRRVLLHQGAEAAEAGGGPLAELSWSWVRYAPLSVWTFTGAAVVLGALYKALDSFGLKRFTTRLATGLWEWLVAQPMVAVPLLLAVNVVVGVLGAVLLFAESWGRYRLEREPGRLRVRRGLLTSRSLTLEERRLRGVELNEPLLLRLGGAARLRSIATGLGKSAEGETEDVAALTPPMPRAQAVRVAAAIAGADVPGLAAGPTAARHRAPGPTPTPAQHSAPAPAPAARHNAPALAAHPAAARRRRLVRAAVAALVTASITALATGTAPGLATATGTALPWAQVSGWVNTRLGGWVWLAPVAVLAYGLWLAVASAASLGHALGPRHLIARRGAVVRRTIALDRKGISGWTITETYFQRRSGLLTVSATTAAGRGHYDVVDVGRGEGLDLAARAVPGLLEPFLSREKQ is encoded by the coding sequence GTGGCTCGGATCGAAGGCGGCGTCCCCGGGCCGTGGGCGGGCGCGGCCGGGCCGGCCCAAGAAGGGGTGCCCCGGGCGGGGGCCGATACCGGTGACGGTGGGTGGCAGGGGCTGGCGCGGCGCAGCCTGTGGGCGTCCGGGGTGAAGTCGCTGGCGATCGTGGCAGGCGTCTCGGCCGGCCTGGTGCGGTTCCTGCTGGGCCGCGACTGGCCCGTGGGCGGGATGGTGGCCGCCTGCGCGGGCGCCGCGGTGCTGGTGATCGCCGCCGTGGTCACGTACGACGTGCTCAGGCTGCGCACCACCAGGTGGCGGCTCACCCCCGACCGCCTGGAGCTGCGCTCGGGCATCACCGTCCGCCAGCACCGCTCGATCCCCCGCGACCGGGTACGCAGTGTCGACCTCCGCGCCGACCCCGTGAACAGGATGTTCGGCCTGACCGTGGTCAAGGTCGGCACGGGCGAGCACGCCGAGGAGGGCGCCGAGCTCAAGCTCGACCCGCTGACCAGACACGACGCCGAGGCCCTGCGCCGCGTGCTGCTGCACCAGGGCGCGGAGGCCGCCGAGGCGGGCGGCGGGCCGCTGGCGGAGCTGAGCTGGTCCTGGGTCAGGTACGCGCCGCTGTCGGTGTGGACGTTCACCGGCGCGGCCGTGGTGCTCGGGGCGCTGTACAAGGCGCTCGACTCGTTCGGGCTCAAGCGGTTCACCACGCGGCTGGCGACCGGCCTGTGGGAGTGGCTGGTGGCGCAGCCGATGGTGGCCGTTCCGCTGCTGCTGGCGGTGAACGTGGTGGTGGGCGTGCTGGGGGCGGTGCTGCTGTTCGCCGAGTCGTGGGGCCGTTACCGGCTGGAGCGGGAGCCCGGCCGGCTGCGGGTGCGCAGGGGGCTGCTGACCAGCCGGTCGCTGACGCTGGAGGAGCGCAGGCTGCGCGGGGTGGAGCTGAACGAGCCGCTGCTGCTGCGGCTGGGCGGCGCGGCCCGGCTCAGGTCCATCGCCACCGGGCTGGGCAAGAGCGCCGAGGGCGAGACCGAGGACGTGGCGGCGCTCACCCCGCCGATGCCGCGCGCCCAGGCGGTGCGCGTGGCCGCCGCGATCGCCGGCGCCGACGTGCCCGGGCTCGCCGCAGGACCCACGGCAGCCCGGCACAGGGCACCCGGGCCCACGCCCACGCCCGCCCAGCACAGCGCACCCGCGCCCGCACCCGCGGCCCGGCACAACGCGCCCGCGCTCGCGGCACACCCCGCGGCGGCCCGGCGCAGGCGGCTCGTACGGGCGGCGGTGGCGGCACTGGTCACCGCGTCCATCACCGCACTGGCGACGGGGACGGCCCCCGGCCTGGCGACGGCCACGGGTACGGCGCTGCCGTGGGCGCAGGTGAGCGGCTGGGTGAACACGCGGCTGGGCGGCTGGGTGTGGCTGGCGCCCGTGGCGGTGCTGGCGTACGGATTGTGGCTGGCCGTGGCGAGCGCCGCGAGCCTGGGGCACGCGCTCGGCCCCCGCCATCTGATCGCCAGGAGGGGCGCCGTGGTGCGGCGCACGATCGCGCTCGACCGCAAGGGCATCTCCGGCTGGACGATCACCGAGACGTACTTCCAGCGCCGCTCCGGCCTGCTGACGGTCTCGGCCACGACGGCGGCGGGCCGGGGTCACTACGACGTGGTGGACGTGGGCCGCGGCGAGGGCCTCGACCTGGCCGCGCGGGCCGTACCCGGGCTGCTCGAACCCTTCCTGTCCCGGGAAAAGCAATGA
- a CDS encoding sensor histidine kinase, which translates to MTELRGDGAATTFEYRWALPSVLLGDGGAGGRVRRSTRDWIVDILMFLLACGLTFLSLVELDAQRQPELLVLIEQVTGALSCVAVWLRRRWPVALAIVTALLSSYLEMIGGASVVALFTVAVHRPFKISGPVTLLNLLTLAPYVILRPQTDLDRSWAAALGVAIVLTVFAWGIVIRARRQLVWSLRQRADSAAEEAKRLERERIAREMHDVLAHRISMLSLHAGALEFRPDAPPVEIARAAGAIRTNAHLALQDLREVIGVLRHSSSGEGEGEGDGGDGGTVPERPQPTLADLPALVEECRHAGMDVRLDLRADGAPAGLGRNLYRIVQEALTNARKHAGGAPVTVTVEGAPGRRLSVEVRNPLGLRHGARLPGAGARIPGAGAGLIGLTERAELAGGRLEHGATPEGEFLVRAWLPWPVETTREDDA; encoded by the coding sequence GTGACGGAACTGCGGGGAGACGGCGCCGCCACCACCTTCGAATATCGGTGGGCGCTGCCGTCGGTGCTGCTCGGCGACGGCGGCGCGGGCGGGCGCGTGCGGCGCTCGACGCGCGACTGGATCGTCGACATCCTCATGTTCCTGCTGGCCTGCGGCCTGACGTTCCTGTCCCTGGTGGAGCTCGACGCGCAGCGCCAGCCCGAGCTGCTGGTGCTGATCGAGCAGGTCACGGGGGCGCTGTCGTGCGTGGCGGTATGGCTGCGGCGCAGGTGGCCCGTCGCGCTGGCGATCGTCACCGCCCTGCTCTCCTCCTACCTGGAGATGATCGGCGGAGCGTCGGTGGTCGCGCTGTTCACGGTGGCGGTGCACCGGCCGTTCAAGATCTCGGGCCCCGTGACGCTGCTGAACCTGCTCACGCTCGCCCCCTACGTCATCCTGCGCCCGCAGACCGATCTCGACCGGTCGTGGGCGGCGGCGCTGGGCGTGGCGATCGTGCTGACGGTGTTCGCGTGGGGCATCGTGATCAGGGCCAGGCGGCAGCTCGTCTGGTCGCTCAGGCAGCGGGCCGACAGCGCCGCCGAGGAGGCCAAGCGGCTGGAGCGCGAGCGGATCGCCAGGGAGATGCACGACGTGCTGGCCCATCGCATCTCGATGCTGAGCCTGCACGCGGGGGCGCTGGAGTTCCGCCCTGACGCGCCGCCCGTCGAGATCGCCAGGGCGGCGGGGGCGATCAGGACCAACGCCCATCTGGCGCTGCAGGACCTGCGCGAGGTGATCGGCGTGCTGCGCCACTCCTCGTCCGGCGAGGGCGAGGGCGAGGGCGACGGCGGCGACGGCGGCACGGTGCCGGAGCGGCCGCAGCCGACGCTCGCCGATCTGCCCGCGCTGGTCGAGGAGTGCCGGCACGCGGGCATGGACGTGCGGCTCGACCTGCGGGCCGACGGCGCGCCCGCGGGGCTGGGGCGCAACCTCTACCGCATCGTGCAGGAGGCGCTCACCAACGCGCGCAAGCACGCGGGCGGGGCGCCCGTGACCGTCACCGTCGAGGGTGCGCCGGGCAGGCGGTTGTCGGTGGAGGTGCGCAACCCGCTGGGGCTGCGGCACGGGGCGCGCCTGCCCGGGGCGGGCGCGCGCATCCCGGGGGCGGGTGCCGGGCTGATCGGGCTGACCGAACGGGCGGAGCTGGCGGGCGGCAGGCTGGAGCACGGCGCCACGCCGGAGGGGGAGTTCCTGGTACGCGCCTGGCTGCCGTGGCCGGTGGAGACGACTCGGGAGGACGACGCATGA
- a CDS encoding PH domain-containing protein yields MSGPATLRPPRHQVDRRAVAWWTVQWLILMVPVAGASVAAYWFLTSRPGWLGAVVGVFAAGCLVVAVVAPRASYRVERWEVTEQAVYTRKGWLTHTWRVAPMSRIQRVDTARGPVQRLFGLADVTVTTASSAGAVKIEALDHEVAAELAERLTAITQATPGDAT; encoded by the coding sequence ATGAGCGGCCCGGCCACACTGCGCCCGCCGCGCCACCAGGTCGATCGGCGGGCGGTGGCGTGGTGGACGGTGCAGTGGCTGATCCTCATGGTGCCGGTGGCGGGGGCGTCCGTGGCGGCGTACTGGTTCCTCACCTCACGGCCGGGGTGGCTGGGCGCGGTCGTGGGGGTGTTCGCCGCGGGCTGCCTGGTGGTGGCGGTGGTGGCGCCGCGGGCCTCCTACCGGGTGGAGCGGTGGGAGGTCACCGAGCAGGCGGTCTACACGCGCAAGGGGTGGCTGACGCACACCTGGCGGGTGGCGCCGATGTCCAGGATCCAGCGGGTCGACACCGCGCGGGGGCCGGTGCAGCGGCTGTTCGGGCTGGCGGACGTCACGGTGACCACCGCGTCGTCGGCTGGGGCCGTCAAGATCGAGGCGCTGGATCACGAGGTGGCGGCCGAGCTCGCCGAGCGGCTGACCGCGATCACGCAGGCTACTCCGGGGGATGCGACGTGA
- a CDS encoding gluzincin family metallopeptidase: protein MFEQVSRRAVVAGLLLLLPAAATPPPGSPILPPELRDLWPGRPAAVSRGARATVAGPATAPPGLLDELARRADSAGRRVSAVLGRPVRPLVVVPESSRDAARLAGVGRVDGLAAVADGRRVIVVPEPFATLTPTGRDVVLTHELTHVVAGTDGLPVWLYEGFADYVGYRDAGLPVATAAAELAAEVRAGRLPSALPGPAAFAADGRDPDRLARAYQEAWLACRFLADRFGEGTLVRLYRAAQAGGVDRALASLGLSVATLTARWRAYVRERLG, encoded by the coding sequence GTGTTCGAGCAGGTGAGCCGGCGAGCCGTGGTGGCGGGCCTGCTGCTCCTGCTTCCCGCCGCGGCCACTCCGCCGCCGGGTTCCCCCATCCTGCCTCCCGAGCTGCGCGACCTGTGGCCGGGACGGCCCGCGGCGGTCAGCCGCGGCGCCCGCGCCACCGTGGCGGGCCCGGCCACCGCGCCGCCCGGCCTGCTCGACGAGCTGGCACGCAGGGCCGACAGCGCGGGCAGGCGGGTCTCGGCCGTCCTCGGCAGGCCCGTACGCCCCCTCGTCGTCGTGCCGGAGTCCAGCCGCGACGCCGCCCGCCTGGCCGGGGTCGGCCGGGTAGACGGGCTGGCCGCCGTGGCCGACGGCCGGCGCGTGATCGTCGTGCCCGAGCCGTTCGCCACGCTCACCCCCACCGGCAGGGACGTCGTCCTGACCCACGAGCTGACCCACGTCGTGGCGGGCACCGACGGCCTGCCCGTCTGGCTGTACGAGGGGTTCGCCGACTACGTCGGCTACCGCGACGCCGGGCTGCCCGTGGCGACGGCCGCCGCCGAACTGGCGGCCGAGGTGCGGGCCGGGCGGCTGCCGAGCGCTTTGCCCGGGCCTGCGGCTTTCGCGGCGGACGGGCGTGACCCGGACCGGCTCGCCCGGGCGTACCAGGAGGCCTGGCTGGCGTGTCGCTTCCTCGCTGACCGGTTCGGTGAGGGGACCCTGGTGAGGCTCTACCGTGCGGCCCAGGCCGGAGGCGTCGATCGGGCGCTCGCCTCGCTGGGGCTCTCCGTCGCCACGCTGACCGCACGGTGGCGCGCGTACGTGCGGGAGCGGCTCGGATGA
- a CDS encoding phosphotransferase family protein, whose translation MPEQLRTSTRDLEELRKRATVWLSARVGATVSVSEMSRPSENGLSSETLFFTATWDGRSTRCVARLAPAVEAVPVFPSYDLRAQFHIMRLAREKAGIPAPRALWFEPDPGPLGTPFFVMERAEGEVPPDVMPYTFGGWLHDASPADQRRLQDATVGVVAALHRTAFTPQDLAPFGRAGLRAHVEAQRAYYEWAHGEHRIPLLERAFGWLEAHWPDDPGPDVLTWGDARVGNVMYRGFDPVAVLDWEMAAVGPPELDLSWMIFLHRFFQDITIGAGLPGMPEFMRREDICATYRELTGYEPRDLDFYEMYAALRHGVIMARIWQRRIRFGELPLPDDPDDLVLHRATIEQLLAGYEPAS comes from the coding sequence GTGCCGGAACAGTTGCGCACTTCCACTCGCGACCTGGAAGAACTGCGGAAACGTGCCACCGTCTGGCTCAGCGCCCGCGTCGGCGCGACCGTCTCGGTGTCCGAGATGTCCAGACCGTCGGAAAACGGCCTGTCAAGCGAGACTCTGTTCTTCACCGCCACCTGGGACGGGCGCAGTACGCGCTGCGTGGCCAGGCTGGCACCTGCGGTGGAAGCCGTTCCCGTCTTTCCCTCCTACGATCTGCGGGCCCAGTTTCACATCATGCGGCTGGCCAGGGAAAAAGCTGGGATCCCAGCGCCCAGGGCCCTGTGGTTCGAGCCGGACCCCGGCCCGCTGGGCACGCCCTTCTTCGTCATGGAGCGGGCCGAGGGTGAGGTGCCGCCCGACGTGATGCCGTACACGTTCGGCGGCTGGCTGCACGACGCCTCCCCCGCCGACCAGCGGCGGCTGCAGGACGCCACCGTGGGCGTCGTGGCCGCGCTGCACCGCACCGCGTTCACCCCGCAGGACCTGGCCCCGTTCGGCAGGGCGGGGCTGCGCGCGCACGTCGAGGCGCAGCGCGCCTACTACGAGTGGGCGCACGGCGAGCACCGGATCCCGCTGCTGGAGCGGGCGTTCGGCTGGCTGGAGGCGCACTGGCCGGACGACCCCGGCCCCGACGTGCTGACCTGGGGCGACGCCAGGGTCGGCAATGTGATGTACCGGGGCTTCGACCCGGTCGCGGTGCTCGACTGGGAGATGGCCGCCGTCGGCCCGCCCGAGCTGGACCTCTCCTGGATGATCTTCCTGCACCGGTTCTTCCAGGACATCACGATCGGCGCCGGCCTGCCCGGCATGCCGGAGTTCATGCGGCGCGAGGACATCTGCGCGACCTACCGCGAGCTGACCGGCTACGAGCCCCGCGACCTGGACTTCTACGAGATGTACGCCGCCCTGCGGCACGGCGTCATCATGGCCAGGATCTGGCAGCGCCGGATCCGCTTCGGCGAGCTGCCCCTGCCGGACGACCCCGACGACCTGGTGCTGCACCGGGCCACCATCGAGCAGTTGCTGGCGGGCTACGAGCCGGCGTCGTAG
- a CDS encoding M48 family metallopeptidase codes for MSDREDTDDAAREGEVTDGALAAVGAAGHPEEDTARSERTAHGEAGAGEALSGSGGSREASSGRGAGEHWGDAAESEDAAHPGRAPADAAHPASASEDAAHPGSGSAGDAEPSAPGHRGEVPVTGAAPDSRAALRPAAIALVLLGLLIVAVAAFSTPWQVLTGDPPDPARDFTAAQIARSQAFDASTTLPSYLSLALTIIVAGILVATPFSAKVLGRLKGPWWARVVLGALVITALAELVRWPLAIWVETILRDYGLSTQDWGGWAGDRLKNLGVEAVLLCVMLLALVALARKVRRWWIPAAIGAFVLTVVTSFVYPVVFEPLFNDFSSMPQGSLRTNLLEMAERDGVPVEDVLVADASRRTTALNAYVSGFGATRRIVVYDTLLQAPQREVELVVAHELGHAKHDDVLYGTLIGALGAGLGAIGLFLVFNSVRRRTRVTSITDPRAVGVVMGLMTIGSLIMGPAQNVISRHIEARADMHALDLTQDPATFIAMQKRLAIANISDLSPDAVEYVLYASHPPGPERIAMARAWAKLNGVPEP; via the coding sequence ATGAGCGATCGAGAAGACACTGACGACGCGGCACGGGAAGGCGAGGTGACGGACGGCGCGCTGGCGGCCGTGGGCGCGGCCGGCCATCCGGAGGAGGACACGGCACGGAGCGAACGCACCGCTCACGGAGAGGCGGGCGCCGGGGAGGCGCTGAGCGGCTCCGGCGGCTCCCGGGAGGCGTCGAGCGGCCGGGGCGCGGGCGAGCACTGGGGCGACGCGGCGGAATCGGAGGACGCCGCACACCCCGGACGCGCGCCGGCGGACGCCGCGCACCCCGCAAGCGCGTCGGAGGACGCCGCGCACCCCGGAAGCGGAAGCGCGGGCGACGCCGAGCCGTCCGCGCCGGGGCATCGTGGAGAGGTACCCGTGACAGGAGCAGCCCCCGACAGCCGAGCCGCGTTGCGCCCGGCGGCCATCGCGCTCGTCCTGCTGGGCCTGCTGATCGTGGCCGTGGCCGCCTTCAGCACCCCCTGGCAGGTGCTGACCGGCGACCCGCCGGACCCGGCACGCGACTTCACCGCCGCCCAGATCGCCAGATCGCAGGCGTTCGACGCGTCCACCACCCTGCCGAGCTACCTCTCGCTCGCGCTCACGATCATCGTCGCCGGCATCCTGGTCGCCACCCCGTTCAGCGCCAAGGTGCTGGGCAGGCTGAAGGGCCCGTGGTGGGCGCGGGTGGTCCTCGGCGCCCTGGTGATCACCGCGCTCGCCGAGCTGGTCAGGTGGCCGCTCGCCATCTGGGTCGAGACGATCCTGCGCGACTACGGCCTGTCCACCCAGGACTGGGGCGGCTGGGCCGGCGACCGGCTGAAGAACCTGGGCGTGGAGGCGGTCCTGCTCTGCGTCATGCTGCTGGCCCTGGTGGCGCTCGCGCGCAAGGTCAGGCGCTGGTGGATCCCCGCCGCGATCGGCGCGTTCGTGCTGACGGTGGTGACGTCGTTCGTCTACCCGGTGGTGTTCGAGCCGCTGTTCAACGACTTCAGCTCCATGCCGCAGGGCTCGCTGCGCACGAATCTGCTGGAGATGGCCGAGCGTGACGGCGTGCCGGTCGAGGACGTGCTGGTCGCCGACGCCTCGCGCCGCACGACGGCGCTCAACGCGTATGTGTCCGGCTTCGGCGCCACGCGCCGCATCGTCGTCTACGACACACTGCTGCAGGCGCCGCAGCGCGAGGTGGAGCTGGTCGTGGCGCACGAGCTGGGCCACGCCAAGCACGACGACGTGCTGTACGGCACGCTCATCGGCGCCCTGGGCGCCGGTCTCGGCGCGATCGGGCTGTTCCTGGTCTTCAATTCGGTACGGCGGCGCACGCGCGTCACCTCCATCACCGATCCCCGGGCGGTCGGCGTGGTCATGGGCCTCATGACGATCGGCTCGCTGATCATGGGCCCCGCGCAGAACGTGATCAGCCGGCACATCGAGGCCAGGGCCGACATGCACGCGCTGGATCTGACCCAGGACCCGGCCACGTTCATCGCCATGCAGAAACGGCTCGCCATCGCGAATATTTCCGACTTGTCGCCGGATGCGGTGGAATATGTGCTCTATGCCTCCCATCCTCCCGGCCCCGAGCGCATCGCCATGGCTCGCGCATGGGCCAAGCTGAACGGCGTCCCCGAGCCGTGA
- a CDS encoding NYN domain-containing protein — MPTATIPPPLRGIAKFDPRKRAKLGGAPIAAQLENDKKFRELVAESVAAGWPELVASLAEGNVPPAADPVLVAAAAYLTRPPGWAEMIETARADLEQSAVAAEDHEREETVTRLREQLAAQKSAAKEEVDRLREQLKAARAENSDLRRKLHDARERAKAAARRAEETERAAEEARSAATAAGSAGESELRRLRERLADVEKQLEASRRAAREGRSIEDARIRVLLDALQDASAGLRRELALPTTISRPADSVAAVTGERPGVRGVPARALADDDPQLLDQLLALPQVHLIIDGYNVTKTGYGTLTLADQRTRLMTSLGGLVAQTRVEVTVVFDGAELNAPVQVVAPRGVRVLFSAPGEIADDLIRQLVRAEPSGRAIAVVSSDREVAESVRRMGARPVPSGLLLRRLGRA, encoded by the coding sequence ATGCCCACTGCCACCATCCCGCCACCGCTGCGCGGCATCGCCAAGTTCGACCCCCGCAAGCGGGCCAAGCTGGGGGGCGCGCCGATCGCGGCGCAGCTGGAGAACGACAAGAAGTTCCGCGAGCTGGTCGCCGAGTCGGTGGCCGCCGGGTGGCCGGAGCTGGTCGCGTCGCTGGCCGAGGGCAACGTGCCCCCGGCCGCCGACCCCGTGCTCGTGGCCGCGGCGGCGTACCTGACCAGGCCGCCCGGCTGGGCGGAGATGATCGAGACCGCCCGCGCCGACCTGGAGCAGTCGGCGGTGGCCGCCGAGGACCACGAGCGCGAGGAGACGGTCACGCGGCTGCGCGAGCAGCTCGCCGCGCAGAAGAGCGCGGCCAAGGAGGAGGTCGACCGGCTGCGCGAGCAGCTCAAGGCGGCCCGCGCGGAGAACTCCGACCTGCGCCGCAAGCTGCACGACGCCCGCGAGCGGGCCAAGGCCGCGGCGCGGCGGGCCGAGGAGACCGAGCGGGCGGCGGAGGAGGCCAGGTCGGCCGCCACGGCGGCGGGCAGCGCCGGCGAGTCCGAGCTGCGCCGGCTGCGCGAGCGGCTGGCCGACGTGGAGAAGCAGCTCGAGGCCTCGCGCCGGGCCGCCCGCGAGGGCAGGAGCATCGAGGACGCCCGCATCAGGGTGCTGCTCGACGCGCTCCAGGACGCCTCGGCGGGGCTGCGCCGCGAGCTGGCCCTGCCCACCACGATCAGCCGGCCCGCCGACTCGGTCGCGGCGGTCACCGGCGAGCGGCCCGGCGTGCGCGGGGTGCCCGCGCGGGCCCTGGCCGACGACGACCCGCAGCTGCTCGACCAGCTCCTCGCGCTGCCGCAGGTGCATCTGATCATCGACGGCTACAACGTCACCAAGACCGGCTACGGCACCCTCACCCTCGCCGACCAGCGCACCCGGCTGATGACCTCGCTGGGCGGGCTGGTGGCGCAGACCAGGGTCGAGGTGACCGTGGTGTTCGACGGGGCGGAGCTCAACGCGCCCGTGCAGGTGGTGGCGCCGCGCGGGGTGCGGGTGCTGTTCAGCGCGCCGGGCGAGATCGCCGACGACCTCATCCGCCAGCTCGTCCGCGCCGAGCCGTCCGGCCGGGCCATCGCCGTGGTCTCCTCCGACCGCGAGGTGGCCGAGTCCGTCAGGCGGATGGGTGCCAGACCCGTTCCGTCTGGTTTGCTGCTGCGCCGGCTCGGCCGCGCGTAA
- a CDS encoding response regulator: MTADEPIKVLIVDDDAMVRAGLSMILGGVADIEIVAEAGDGSEVPPLVGEHRPDVVLMDIRMPGIDGLTATETLRRTPEPPEVVVLTTFHADAHVLRALRAGAAGFLLKDIAPGDLVQAIRKVAAGEPILSPAVTRQLITHVSDGGVGERGERARKLLDRLSEREREVATAVGQGKSNADIGRELYMSVPTVKAHVSRILTKLGLNNRVQVALLVYDAGS; encoded by the coding sequence ATGACCGCTGACGAGCCGATCAAGGTGCTCATCGTGGACGACGACGCGATGGTGCGCGCCGGGCTGTCGATGATCCTCGGCGGCGTGGCCGACATCGAGATCGTCGCGGAGGCGGGCGACGGCTCGGAGGTGCCGCCGCTGGTGGGCGAGCACCGGCCCGACGTGGTGCTGATGGACATCCGGATGCCCGGCATCGACGGGCTGACCGCCACCGAGACGCTGCGCCGCACGCCGGAGCCGCCCGAGGTGGTAGTGCTGACCACGTTCCACGCCGACGCGCACGTGCTGCGGGCGCTGCGGGCGGGGGCGGCCGGGTTCCTGCTGAAGGACATCGCGCCGGGTGACCTCGTGCAGGCGATCAGGAAGGTGGCCGCGGGCGAGCCGATCCTCTCGCCGGCGGTGACGCGGCAGCTGATCACCCATGTCTCCGACGGCGGGGTGGGGGAGCGGGGCGAGCGCGCCAGGAAGCTGCTCGACCGGCTCAGCGAGCGGGAGCGCGAGGTGGCCACGGCCGTCGGGCAGGGCAAGTCCAACGCCGACATCGGGCGCGAGCTCTACATGAGCGTGCCCACGGTCAAGGCGCACGTCTCGCGCATCCTCACCAAGCTGGGCCTCAACAACCGGGTCCAGGTGGCGCTGCTGGTCTACGACGCCGGCTCGTAG
- a CDS encoding C40 family peptidase encodes MTVTAGGLVLHAPTAQAATTSDTAALTTVKAETTAKTSKKATAAQRGAAKLARQQAKARRAVSVAKNQIGDPYRYGGTGPGSFDCSGLVQFAWKKAGVKLPRVASSQFARTRHKVSWRKLRPGDLMFFSGLGHVGMYVGKGKMIHSPRTGERVRIDKLSGWRRSSFVGAVRPGM; translated from the coding sequence ATGACCGTGACGGCCGGAGGTCTGGTCCTCCATGCCCCCACGGCTCAGGCGGCGACGACGAGCGACACGGCCGCCCTGACGACGGTGAAGGCGGAGACCACCGCCAAGACGTCCAAGAAGGCCACGGCAGCCCAGCGAGGGGCAGCCAAGCTCGCTCGGCAGCAAGCCAAGGCCCGCAGGGCCGTCTCTGTGGCCAAGAACCAGATCGGTGACCCGTACAGGTACGGAGGCACAGGGCCTGGTTCGTTTGACTGCTCCGGTCTCGTCCAGTTCGCCTGGAAGAAGGCCGGGGTCAAGCTCCCGCGCGTGGCGAGCAGCCAGTTCGCCCGCACCAGGCACAAGGTCTCCTGGCGCAAGCTGCGGCCCGGTGACCTGATGTTCTTCAGCGGGCTCGGCCACGTGGGCATGTACGTCGGCAAGGGCAAGATGATCCACTCGCCACGGACAGGCGAGCGGGTACGCATCGACAAGCTGAGCGGATGGCGCCGATCGTCCTTCGTCGGCGCGGTTCGTCCCGGCATGTGA